From a single Maylandia zebra isolate NMK-2024a linkage group LG3, Mzebra_GT3a, whole genome shotgun sequence genomic region:
- the LOC112431599 gene encoding Fc receptor-like protein 5, with protein MCKSRRRDDSYSSTEWSEAFTLSVSNQPRATLTAGTTIITVGGSVTLTCSVQSSHGWKYEWFRRTQTTYEGKIRDQQNRDIRVSEGGIYRCRGTRGNLVYYTYISDDVTIEKTISNKVVVKQQPNWPQIFRGETITLTCEVQEGGETTEWWYEWRGPSTPTQWTHNNDVTFRVSESSSGDYMCKSRRRDDSYSSTEWSEAFTLSGSILSKPTVTLQPSWTQIYSGETVTVRCEIQGGEGAQWTYEWRAAKLNTPPTSNEYRIIRATESDSGGYSCRGRRDYFFSEWSDIITLTVLYKPCPVLTVSPSWLSPGASVTLNCEVEHPSAGWSFYWYKAVPDLSQKSSSYELLPDGNGTANNSYIIHGQTHTAGYVCGAGRGDPEYHTDHSQPKFVWSADVHSAASLTVSPDRVQHFTSDSVSLTCEGKFAEWRVRKFSEDGRLSDCSRMTGSTCDINPSKSDIAVYWCESGSGEFSSAVNITVHDDGNGPILVSPVHPVTEGASVSLSCSLRTQQILSNVFFYHNDKLIQNDTRGELKISAVSKSDEGFYKCQYSGRESAQSWMSVKVGVLCPESSSLPVWLIVGLACGISVFIIVLISFYHYRKKKDSGFISPMTTTNHVVNQSEIHKHNCLDHGAGEIQDITYSVIQLKHVGKKRKHHKSQEHTIYSEVKVGDEEKSSPAASNEELYSEVRLESSLEDIPTYAEINCHNKAKAKENQEDSPTYAQVNRHNKRASKNNQRH; from the exons ATGTGTAAGAGTCGACGCAGAGATGACTCATATTCTTCAACAGAGTGGAGTGAAGCCTTCACATTGTCAGTATCAA ATCAACCCAGGGCCACACTGACAGCAGGAACAACAATCATAAcagtagggggcagtgtgacactgacctgCTCTGTGCAGAGCTCTCATGGATGGAAATATGAGTGGTTCAGACGAACCCAAACAACCTATGAAGGTAAAATCAGAGATCAACAAAACAGAGATATCAGAGTATCTGAAGGAGGAATCTACCGCTGCAGAGGAACAAGAGGAAACCTAGTTTACTACACTTATATAAGTGATGATGTCACCATTGAGAAAACCA TTTCCAATAAAGTTGTTGTAAAACAACAACCCAACTGGCCTCAGATATTCAGAGGTGAGACGATCACTCTGACATGTGAGGTGCAGGAAGGAGGTGAAACCACTGAGTGGTGGTATGAATGGAGAGGACCCAGCACACCCACACAGTGGACACACAATAATGATGTGACATTCAGAGTTTCTGAGTCCAGCAGTGGAGACTACATGTGTAAGAGTCGACGCAGAGATGACTCATATTCTTCAACTGAGTGGAGTGAAGCCTTCACATTGTCAGGATCAA TTCTCAGTAAGCCCACTGTGACCCTGCAGCCATCCTGGACTCAGATATACAGCGGTGAGacagtcactgtcagatgtgagattcagggaggtgaaggagctcagtggacgtatgaatggagagcagccaagttaaacacacctccaacatccaatgaatacagaatcatcagagctactgagtctgacagtggaggataCAGCTGCCGGGGCAGGAGGGACTATTTCTTCTCAGAGTGGAGTGATATCATCACACTGACTGTATTGT ATAAACCCTGTCCTGTCCTCACTGTGTCTCCATCATGGCTGAGTCCTGGAGCCTCAGTAACTCTGAACTGTGAGGTTGAACATCCGTCTGCAGGATGGAGCTTCTACTGGTATAAAGCTGTTCCTGATCTATCACAGAAATCCTCCAGTTATGAGCTGCTACCTGATGGCAATGGGACTGCAAACAACTCCTACATCATTcatggacagacacacacagcaggatatgtGTGCGGAGCTGGAAGAGGAGACCCAGAGtatcacactgatcacagtcAACCAAAATTTGTCTGGTCTGCAG ATGTTCATTCAGCAGCGTCTCTCACAGTGAGTCCTGACAGAGTGCAACACTTCACCTCTGACTCTGTCTCACTGACCTGTGAGGGAAAGTTCGCTGAGTGGAGAGTGAGAAAGTTCTCTGAGGACGGCCGACTCTCTGACTGTAGCAGAATGACTGGATCCACATGTGACATCAACCCATCAAAGTCAGATATTGCAGTGTACTGGTGTGAGTCTGGATCAGGAGAGTTCAGCAGTGCAGTCAACATCACTGTTCATG ATGATGGTAATGGTCCTATCCTGGTGAGTCCTGTTCATCCTGTGACTGAGGGAGCTTCTGTTAGTCTGAGCTGCAGTTTGAGAACACAACAAATACTttccaatgtgtttttctatcacaATGACAAACTTATTCAAAATGATACCCGAGGGGAGCTGAAGATCTCTGCAGTGTCAAAGTCTGATGAAGGTTTCTACAAGTGTCAGTACTCAGGAAGAGAGTCAGCACAGAGCTGGATGTCAGTTAAAG TAGGTGTGTTATGTCCTGAAAGCTCTTCTTTGCCTGTGTGGTTGATTGTTGGATTGGCTTGTGGAATCTCTGTCTTTATTATTGTCCTAATCTCGTTTTATcactatagaaaaaaaaagg ATTCAGGCTTCATCAG TCCAATGACCACCACCAATCATGTAGTCAACCAGAGTGAAATTCACAAACACAACTGTCTTGACCATG GTGCAGGTGAAATACAAGATATTACATACTCTGTAATTCAGCTTAAACATGTTGGAAAAAAGA GGAAGCATCATAAATCACAGGAGCATACTATTTACTCAGAGGTGAAGGTGGGAGATGAAG AAAAATCAAGTCCTGCAGCATCTAATGAGGAACTTTACTCCGAAGTCAGATTAGAAAGCAGTCTCG AAGACATTCCAACATATGCCGAGATCAACTGTCACAATAAAGCAAAAGCTAAGGAAAACCAGG aagACAGTCCAACGTATGCCCAGGTCAACCGTCACAATAAAAGAGCATCCAAGAACAACCAGC GTCATTGA